A region from the Coffea eugenioides isolate CCC68of chromosome 9, Ceug_1.0, whole genome shotgun sequence genome encodes:
- the LOC113783411 gene encoding uncharacterized protein LOC113783411, whose protein sequence is MEKLLCYNPIPSKFHLKRITFLPQPPRLSTTIPAAHFNRLTYFLPDSSRVNSFSCNYQHSSSNSFAISSKSADTADHCTHNLSSASVDRPDGSTEKVNFFRKDVKSLPQQQKVIAAGTVMLLSAIFMTVIHPMVASPAFASFQSAAKAGGPTAAAVGRQLLKNELVNSAWTGFLAGCLHTLSGPDHLAALAPLSIGRTRIESAAVGALWGCGHDAGQVIFGLMFLLLKDRLHIEIIRTWGTRVVGFTLMVIGAMGIREASEVPAPCVALENGECDVSIYEGLENPTIGKKKIGLATFATGIVHGLQPDALMMILPALALPSRVAGAAFLLMFLVGTVVAMGSYTVVIGSCSEALKERVPRITEKLTWASSLVAIALGLAILISQFFGFSLY, encoded by the exons ATGGAGAAGCTTCTCTGTTATAACCCTATTCCATCTAAATTTCACCTTAAACGCATCACTTTCCTCCCCCAACCCCCCCGACTCAGCACCACCATTCCCGCCGCCCATTTCAACAGACTGACTTACTTCCTCCCCGACTCTTCTCGGGTCAACTCGTTTTCCTGCAACTACCAACACTCATCTTCTAATTCTTTCGCTATTTCTTCGAAATCTGCTGACACTGCCGACCATTGTACCCATAATCTGTCTTCTGCATCTGTTGATAGGCCAGATGGGTCGACGGAGAAAGTCAACTTTTTTAGAAAAGATGTCAAATCGCTACCTCAGCAACAAAAG GTCATTGCTGCTGGGACCGTGATGTTACTCTCTGCCATCTTTATGACAGTGATCCATCCAATGGTTGCGTCACCTGCTTTTGCCAGCTTTCAGAGTGCAGCCAAGGCTGGAGGTCCAACCGCAGCTGCAGTTGGTAGGCAGCTCCTTAAAAATGAGCTGGTAAACAGCGCCTGGACTGGCTTCTTAGCTGGTTGCTTGCATACATTATCAGGTCCTGATCACCTTGCTGCTTTGGCTCCCCTTTCAATTGGGCGCACACGGATTGAAAGTGCTGCAGTCGGAGCTCTTTGGGGATGCGGCCATGATGCTGGACAGGTAATCTTTGGTTTAATGTTTTTACTTCTAAAGGATCGGCTCCACATTGAGATCATCCGGACTTGGGGCACGAGAGTGGTTGGGTTTACCCTAATGGTTATTGGTGCTATGGGGATCAGGGAAGCTTCAGAAGTACCTGCCCCATGCGTGGCCCTTGAAAATGGTGAGTGTGATGTTAGCATCTATGAAGGCCTTGAAAATCCAACGATTGGAAAGAAGAAGATTGGATTGGcgacttttgctacaggaattGTCCATGGGCTGCAACCGGATGCATTGATGATGATCTTGCCTGCACTTGCTTTGCCTTCTAGGGTGGCAGGTGCTGCATTTTTGCTGATGTTCTTGGTCGGGACGGTTGTTGCTATGGGAAGTTACACGGTTGTTATTGGATCATGTAGTGAGGCATTAAAGGAACGTGTTCCTAGAATAACAGAGAAACTCACTTGGGCTTCATCTCTTGTAGCAATTGCTTTAGGGCTGGCAATTCTGATCAGCCAATTTTTTGGGTTTAGCCTCTATTAA